One Siniperca chuatsi isolate FFG_IHB_CAS linkage group LG3, ASM2008510v1, whole genome shotgun sequence genomic region harbors:
- the traf5 gene encoding TNF receptor-associated factor 5 isoform X3 has protein sequence MLPSHLRGVHAAIDSPQSGDELQLLLAVCHRCSSASTGGLQESKLMATADTKLGGSEESSLRSEESRLGSEESRQRSTGPVSSWESELTSIQHSLKFVLTLKEEFVCPVCRGVVLNPQQNSCGHIYCFHCLQGLLESSSPSSPVCPVDGAVITPAEVFQDNCCKREISNLEVYCSNSPACTSVVTLNHLQEHLRSCQYEQLQCCNPGCRAALQRRYLQEHLTDTCPQRMEPCPHCQQPQRLSLIQDHVQSSCPEVEVDCPNSCPQKVPRNKLTEHRDSCPEVHTHCSYKRFGCSVQDKRGKVKLHEDAAVSHHMLLVLRSNSHLEQQVEVLHQEAQLRQQEVQTDSLLLAGLQKKIRPLLQQNSSHEHIVSTAQRTLSRQEDALSTIQLDVQQVSRILGPGLEELEQLRKSLDAVIEEVSATEALKEHLETLEENLKRHSGLLDLHAAQLSRNKQHLQELEATSYDGKLIWKIDNFRNRREAEAKGQPPCLSSVPFHTGRCGYKMAAKVYLNGDGEGRGTHLSLYVVLMPGDFDALLPWPFRQTVSLFVLDQSGAGNHRSLSFRPDPTSKSFQRPAAESVSNVAVGFSCFIPLNKLDTPQNAAYVNDDTLFVKVKVDMAGLEQL, from the exons ATGCTCCCATCTCACCTGCGCGGAGTCCACGCTGCTATTGATTCACCGCAG TCTGGAGACGAGCTGCAGTTACTTTTAGCCGTCTGTCACAGGTGCAGCTCAGCATCGACAGGTGGACTTCAAGAATCAAA ACTTATGGCAACAGCAGATACAAAGCTGGGAGGATCCGAGGAGTCCAGTTTGCGGTCTGAGGAGTCGAGACTGGGGTCCGAGGAGTCCAGGCAGAGGTCGACGGGCCCCGTCAGCTCCTGGGAGTCGGAGCTGACCTCCATCCAGCACTCCCTGAAGTTTGTGTTGACGCTGAAGGAGGAGTTTGTTTGTCCCGTCTGCAGAGGAGTCGTGCTCAACCCTCAGCAGAACTCCTGTGGACACATCTACTGTTTCCACTGTCTCCAAGGACTGCT GGAGAGTTCTTCGCCGTCCAGCCCGGTGTGTCCAGTGGACGGAGCCGTGATCACGCCGGCTGAG GTTTTCCAGGACAACTGCTGCAAACGAGAGATCTCCAATTTAGAAGTGTACTGCAGCAACTCGCCGGCCTGCACCTCTGTCGTCACACTAAACCACCTGCAG GAGCACCTGAGGTCGTGTCAGTATGAGCAGCTGCAGTGCTGCAATCCAGGCTGCAGGGCGGCGCTACAGAGGAGATACCTGCAGGAACACCTGACCGACACCTGTCCTCAGCGCATGGAGCCCTGCCCACACTGCCAGCAACCGCAGCGACTCAGCCTCATCCAG GATCATGTGCAGAGCTCCTGTCCGGAGGTGGAGGTGGACTGTCCCAACAGCTGCCCCCAGAAGGTTCCCAGAAACAAG CTGACGGAGCACAGAGACTCGTGTCCGGAGGTTCACACCCACTGTTCTTACAAGAGGTTCGGCTGCTCTGTTCAG GATAAGAGAGGGAAAGTGAAGCTGCATGAAGACGCTGCTGTCAGCCATCACATGCTGCTGGTCCTGAGGAGTAACTCCCACCTGGAGCAACAG GTGGAGGTTCTCCACCAGGAGGCGCAGCTGAGGCAGCAGGAGGTCCAGACGGACAGTTTGCTGCTCGCTGGTCTGCAGAAGAAGATCAGGCCGCTTCTGCAACAGAACAGCAGCCATGAACACATCGTCTCTACGGCTCAG AGGACTCTGAGCAGGCAGGAGGACGCCCTGTCCACCATCCAGCTGGACGTCCAGCAGGTGTCTCGGATACTCGGTCCTGgtctggaggagctggagcagCTCAGAAAGTCTCTGGATGCTGTGATTGAAGAGGTGTCGGCAACAGAGGCCCTCAAAGAACACCTGG AAACTTTGGAGGAGAATCTGAAGCGTCACTCGGGTCTCCTGGATCTCCATGCCGCTCAGCTCAGTCGCAACAAGCAGCACCTGCAGGAGCTCGAGGCGACGTCCTACGACGGCAAACTGATCTGGAAGATCGACAACTTCAGGAACAGGAGGGAAGCCGAGGCCAAAGGTCAGCCGCCTTGCCTGAGCAGCGTGCCGTTCCACACCGGACGCTGCGGCTACAAAATGGCTGCCAAGGTCTATCTTAATGGGGACGGGGAGGGAAGAGGGACTCACCTGTCCCTTTATGTTGTCCTGATGCCGGGAGACTTCGATGCTCTGCTGCCGTGGCCTTTCAGACAGACCGTGTCTCTGTTTGTTCTGGATCAAAGCGGTGCCGGTAACCACCGGAGTCTCAGCTTCAGACCCGACCCGACGTCCAAAAGCTTCCAACGACCCGCCGCTGAGTCCGTCAGCAACGTAGCTGTTGGATTTTCATGCTTCATTCCCCTCAACAAGCTGGATACGCCCCAAAACGCTGCGTATGTCAACGATGACACGCTGTTTGTCAAAGTGAAGGTGGACATGGCAGGTTTAGAGCAGCTGTAA
- the traf5 gene encoding TNF receptor-associated factor 5 isoform X1, translated as MIDSNRKHGAAVTAGLRCGGVCRDFRVRAAARRATEVPPSLWKAKVRKLRASDPKSGDELQLLLAVCHRCSSASTGGLQESKLMATADTKLGGSEESSLRSEESRLGSEESRQRSTGPVSSWESELTSIQHSLKFVLTLKEEFVCPVCRGVVLNPQQNSCGHIYCFHCLQGLLESSSPSSPVCPVDGAVITPAEVFQDNCCKREISNLEVYCSNSPACTSVVTLNHLQEHLRSCQYEQLQCCNPGCRAALQRRYLQEHLTDTCPQRMEPCPHCQQPQRLSLIQDHVQSSCPEVEVDCPNSCPQKVPRNKLTEHRDSCPEVHTHCSYKRFGCSVQDKRGKVKLHEDAAVSHHMLLVLRSNSHLEQQVEVLHQEAQLRQQEVQTDSLLLAGLQKKIRPLLQQNSSHEHIVSTAQRTLSRQEDALSTIQLDVQQVSRILGPGLEELEQLRKSLDAVIEEVSATEALKEHLETLEENLKRHSGLLDLHAAQLSRNKQHLQELEATSYDGKLIWKIDNFRNRREAEAKGQPPCLSSVPFHTGRCGYKMAAKVYLNGDGEGRGTHLSLYVVLMPGDFDALLPWPFRQTVSLFVLDQSGAGNHRSLSFRPDPTSKSFQRPAAESVSNVAVGFSCFIPLNKLDTPQNAAYVNDDTLFVKVKVDMAGLEQL; from the exons ATGATCGATAGTAATCGGAAGCATGGAGCTGCTGTGACGGCCGGGCTGCGGTGCGGAGGTGTGTGTCGGGACTTCAGGGTCCGGGCTGCGGCAAGAAGAGCCACCGAGGTCCCGCCGAGTCTGTGGAAAGCGAAAGTACGGAAGCTCCGGGCGTCAGATCCGAAG TCTGGAGACGAGCTGCAGTTACTTTTAGCCGTCTGTCACAGGTGCAGCTCAGCATCGACAGGTGGACTTCAAGAATCAAA ACTTATGGCAACAGCAGATACAAAGCTGGGAGGATCCGAGGAGTCCAGTTTGCGGTCTGAGGAGTCGAGACTGGGGTCCGAGGAGTCCAGGCAGAGGTCGACGGGCCCCGTCAGCTCCTGGGAGTCGGAGCTGACCTCCATCCAGCACTCCCTGAAGTTTGTGTTGACGCTGAAGGAGGAGTTTGTTTGTCCCGTCTGCAGAGGAGTCGTGCTCAACCCTCAGCAGAACTCCTGTGGACACATCTACTGTTTCCACTGTCTCCAAGGACTGCT GGAGAGTTCTTCGCCGTCCAGCCCGGTGTGTCCAGTGGACGGAGCCGTGATCACGCCGGCTGAG GTTTTCCAGGACAACTGCTGCAAACGAGAGATCTCCAATTTAGAAGTGTACTGCAGCAACTCGCCGGCCTGCACCTCTGTCGTCACACTAAACCACCTGCAG GAGCACCTGAGGTCGTGTCAGTATGAGCAGCTGCAGTGCTGCAATCCAGGCTGCAGGGCGGCGCTACAGAGGAGATACCTGCAGGAACACCTGACCGACACCTGTCCTCAGCGCATGGAGCCCTGCCCACACTGCCAGCAACCGCAGCGACTCAGCCTCATCCAG GATCATGTGCAGAGCTCCTGTCCGGAGGTGGAGGTGGACTGTCCCAACAGCTGCCCCCAGAAGGTTCCCAGAAACAAG CTGACGGAGCACAGAGACTCGTGTCCGGAGGTTCACACCCACTGTTCTTACAAGAGGTTCGGCTGCTCTGTTCAG GATAAGAGAGGGAAAGTGAAGCTGCATGAAGACGCTGCTGTCAGCCATCACATGCTGCTGGTCCTGAGGAGTAACTCCCACCTGGAGCAACAG GTGGAGGTTCTCCACCAGGAGGCGCAGCTGAGGCAGCAGGAGGTCCAGACGGACAGTTTGCTGCTCGCTGGTCTGCAGAAGAAGATCAGGCCGCTTCTGCAACAGAACAGCAGCCATGAACACATCGTCTCTACGGCTCAG AGGACTCTGAGCAGGCAGGAGGACGCCCTGTCCACCATCCAGCTGGACGTCCAGCAGGTGTCTCGGATACTCGGTCCTGgtctggaggagctggagcagCTCAGAAAGTCTCTGGATGCTGTGATTGAAGAGGTGTCGGCAACAGAGGCCCTCAAAGAACACCTGG AAACTTTGGAGGAGAATCTGAAGCGTCACTCGGGTCTCCTGGATCTCCATGCCGCTCAGCTCAGTCGCAACAAGCAGCACCTGCAGGAGCTCGAGGCGACGTCCTACGACGGCAAACTGATCTGGAAGATCGACAACTTCAGGAACAGGAGGGAAGCCGAGGCCAAAGGTCAGCCGCCTTGCCTGAGCAGCGTGCCGTTCCACACCGGACGCTGCGGCTACAAAATGGCTGCCAAGGTCTATCTTAATGGGGACGGGGAGGGAAGAGGGACTCACCTGTCCCTTTATGTTGTCCTGATGCCGGGAGACTTCGATGCTCTGCTGCCGTGGCCTTTCAGACAGACCGTGTCTCTGTTTGTTCTGGATCAAAGCGGTGCCGGTAACCACCGGAGTCTCAGCTTCAGACCCGACCCGACGTCCAAAAGCTTCCAACGACCCGCCGCTGAGTCCGTCAGCAACGTAGCTGTTGGATTTTCATGCTTCATTCCCCTCAACAAGCTGGATACGCCCCAAAACGCTGCGTATGTCAACGATGACACGCTGTTTGTCAAAGTGAAGGTGGACATGGCAGGTTTAGAGCAGCTGTAA
- the traf5 gene encoding TNF receptor-associated factor 5 isoform X2: MIDSNRKHGAAVTAGLRCGGVCRDFRVRAAARRATEVPPSLWKAKVRKLRASDPKVQLSIDRLMATADTKLGGSEESSLRSEESRLGSEESRQRSTGPVSSWESELTSIQHSLKFVLTLKEEFVCPVCRGVVLNPQQNSCGHIYCFHCLQGLLESSSPSSPVCPVDGAVITPAEVFQDNCCKREISNLEVYCSNSPACTSVVTLNHLQEHLRSCQYEQLQCCNPGCRAALQRRYLQEHLTDTCPQRMEPCPHCQQPQRLSLIQDHVQSSCPEVEVDCPNSCPQKVPRNKLTEHRDSCPEVHTHCSYKRFGCSVQDKRGKVKLHEDAAVSHHMLLVLRSNSHLEQQVEVLHQEAQLRQQEVQTDSLLLAGLQKKIRPLLQQNSSHEHIVSTAQRTLSRQEDALSTIQLDVQQVSRILGPGLEELEQLRKSLDAVIEEVSATEALKEHLETLEENLKRHSGLLDLHAAQLSRNKQHLQELEATSYDGKLIWKIDNFRNRREAEAKGQPPCLSSVPFHTGRCGYKMAAKVYLNGDGEGRGTHLSLYVVLMPGDFDALLPWPFRQTVSLFVLDQSGAGNHRSLSFRPDPTSKSFQRPAAESVSNVAVGFSCFIPLNKLDTPQNAAYVNDDTLFVKVKVDMAGLEQL; the protein is encoded by the exons ATGATCGATAGTAATCGGAAGCATGGAGCTGCTGTGACGGCCGGGCTGCGGTGCGGAGGTGTGTGTCGGGACTTCAGGGTCCGGGCTGCGGCAAGAAGAGCCACCGAGGTCCCGCCGAGTCTGTGGAAAGCGAAAGTACGGAAGCTCCGGGCGTCAGATCCGAAG GTGCAGCTCAGCATCGACAG ACTTATGGCAACAGCAGATACAAAGCTGGGAGGATCCGAGGAGTCCAGTTTGCGGTCTGAGGAGTCGAGACTGGGGTCCGAGGAGTCCAGGCAGAGGTCGACGGGCCCCGTCAGCTCCTGGGAGTCGGAGCTGACCTCCATCCAGCACTCCCTGAAGTTTGTGTTGACGCTGAAGGAGGAGTTTGTTTGTCCCGTCTGCAGAGGAGTCGTGCTCAACCCTCAGCAGAACTCCTGTGGACACATCTACTGTTTCCACTGTCTCCAAGGACTGCT GGAGAGTTCTTCGCCGTCCAGCCCGGTGTGTCCAGTGGACGGAGCCGTGATCACGCCGGCTGAG GTTTTCCAGGACAACTGCTGCAAACGAGAGATCTCCAATTTAGAAGTGTACTGCAGCAACTCGCCGGCCTGCACCTCTGTCGTCACACTAAACCACCTGCAG GAGCACCTGAGGTCGTGTCAGTATGAGCAGCTGCAGTGCTGCAATCCAGGCTGCAGGGCGGCGCTACAGAGGAGATACCTGCAGGAACACCTGACCGACACCTGTCCTCAGCGCATGGAGCCCTGCCCACACTGCCAGCAACCGCAGCGACTCAGCCTCATCCAG GATCATGTGCAGAGCTCCTGTCCGGAGGTGGAGGTGGACTGTCCCAACAGCTGCCCCCAGAAGGTTCCCAGAAACAAG CTGACGGAGCACAGAGACTCGTGTCCGGAGGTTCACACCCACTGTTCTTACAAGAGGTTCGGCTGCTCTGTTCAG GATAAGAGAGGGAAAGTGAAGCTGCATGAAGACGCTGCTGTCAGCCATCACATGCTGCTGGTCCTGAGGAGTAACTCCCACCTGGAGCAACAG GTGGAGGTTCTCCACCAGGAGGCGCAGCTGAGGCAGCAGGAGGTCCAGACGGACAGTTTGCTGCTCGCTGGTCTGCAGAAGAAGATCAGGCCGCTTCTGCAACAGAACAGCAGCCATGAACACATCGTCTCTACGGCTCAG AGGACTCTGAGCAGGCAGGAGGACGCCCTGTCCACCATCCAGCTGGACGTCCAGCAGGTGTCTCGGATACTCGGTCCTGgtctggaggagctggagcagCTCAGAAAGTCTCTGGATGCTGTGATTGAAGAGGTGTCGGCAACAGAGGCCCTCAAAGAACACCTGG AAACTTTGGAGGAGAATCTGAAGCGTCACTCGGGTCTCCTGGATCTCCATGCCGCTCAGCTCAGTCGCAACAAGCAGCACCTGCAGGAGCTCGAGGCGACGTCCTACGACGGCAAACTGATCTGGAAGATCGACAACTTCAGGAACAGGAGGGAAGCCGAGGCCAAAGGTCAGCCGCCTTGCCTGAGCAGCGTGCCGTTCCACACCGGACGCTGCGGCTACAAAATGGCTGCCAAGGTCTATCTTAATGGGGACGGGGAGGGAAGAGGGACTCACCTGTCCCTTTATGTTGTCCTGATGCCGGGAGACTTCGATGCTCTGCTGCCGTGGCCTTTCAGACAGACCGTGTCTCTGTTTGTTCTGGATCAAAGCGGTGCCGGTAACCACCGGAGTCTCAGCTTCAGACCCGACCCGACGTCCAAAAGCTTCCAACGACCCGCCGCTGAGTCCGTCAGCAACGTAGCTGTTGGATTTTCATGCTTCATTCCCCTCAACAAGCTGGATACGCCCCAAAACGCTGCGTATGTCAACGATGACACGCTGTTTGTCAAAGTGAAGGTGGACATGGCAGGTTTAGAGCAGCTGTAA
- the traf5 gene encoding TNF receptor-associated factor 5 isoform X5 → MIDSNRKHGAAVTAGLRCGGVCRDFRVRAAARRATEVPPSLWKAKVRKLRASDPKSGDELQLLLAVCHRCSSASTGGLQESKLMATADTKLGGSEESSLRSEESRLGSEESRQRSTGPVSSWESELTSIQHSLKFVLTLKEEFVCPVCRGVVLNPQQNSCGHIYCFHCLQGLLESSSPSSPVCPVDGAVITPAEVFQDNCCKREISNLEVYCSNSPACTSVVTLNHLQEHLRSCQYEQLQCCNPGCRAALQRRYLQEHLTDTCPQRMEPCPHCQQPQRLSLIQDHVQSSCPEVEVDCPNSCPQKVPRNKVEVLHQEAQLRQQEVQTDSLLLAGLQKKIRPLLQQNSSHEHIVSTAQRTLSRQEDALSTIQLDVQQVSRILGPGLEELEQLRKSLDAVIEEVSATEALKEHLETLEENLKRHSGLLDLHAAQLSRNKQHLQELEATSYDGKLIWKIDNFRNRREAEAKGQPPCLSSVPFHTGRCGYKMAAKVYLNGDGEGRGTHLSLYVVLMPGDFDALLPWPFRQTVSLFVLDQSGAGNHRSLSFRPDPTSKSFQRPAAESVSNVAVGFSCFIPLNKLDTPQNAAYVNDDTLFVKVKVDMAGLEQL, encoded by the exons ATGATCGATAGTAATCGGAAGCATGGAGCTGCTGTGACGGCCGGGCTGCGGTGCGGAGGTGTGTGTCGGGACTTCAGGGTCCGGGCTGCGGCAAGAAGAGCCACCGAGGTCCCGCCGAGTCTGTGGAAAGCGAAAGTACGGAAGCTCCGGGCGTCAGATCCGAAG TCTGGAGACGAGCTGCAGTTACTTTTAGCCGTCTGTCACAGGTGCAGCTCAGCATCGACAGGTGGACTTCAAGAATCAAA ACTTATGGCAACAGCAGATACAAAGCTGGGAGGATCCGAGGAGTCCAGTTTGCGGTCTGAGGAGTCGAGACTGGGGTCCGAGGAGTCCAGGCAGAGGTCGACGGGCCCCGTCAGCTCCTGGGAGTCGGAGCTGACCTCCATCCAGCACTCCCTGAAGTTTGTGTTGACGCTGAAGGAGGAGTTTGTTTGTCCCGTCTGCAGAGGAGTCGTGCTCAACCCTCAGCAGAACTCCTGTGGACACATCTACTGTTTCCACTGTCTCCAAGGACTGCT GGAGAGTTCTTCGCCGTCCAGCCCGGTGTGTCCAGTGGACGGAGCCGTGATCACGCCGGCTGAG GTTTTCCAGGACAACTGCTGCAAACGAGAGATCTCCAATTTAGAAGTGTACTGCAGCAACTCGCCGGCCTGCACCTCTGTCGTCACACTAAACCACCTGCAG GAGCACCTGAGGTCGTGTCAGTATGAGCAGCTGCAGTGCTGCAATCCAGGCTGCAGGGCGGCGCTACAGAGGAGATACCTGCAGGAACACCTGACCGACACCTGTCCTCAGCGCATGGAGCCCTGCCCACACTGCCAGCAACCGCAGCGACTCAGCCTCATCCAG GATCATGTGCAGAGCTCCTGTCCGGAGGTGGAGGTGGACTGTCCCAACAGCTGCCCCCAGAAGGTTCCCAGAAACAAG GTGGAGGTTCTCCACCAGGAGGCGCAGCTGAGGCAGCAGGAGGTCCAGACGGACAGTTTGCTGCTCGCTGGTCTGCAGAAGAAGATCAGGCCGCTTCTGCAACAGAACAGCAGCCATGAACACATCGTCTCTACGGCTCAG AGGACTCTGAGCAGGCAGGAGGACGCCCTGTCCACCATCCAGCTGGACGTCCAGCAGGTGTCTCGGATACTCGGTCCTGgtctggaggagctggagcagCTCAGAAAGTCTCTGGATGCTGTGATTGAAGAGGTGTCGGCAACAGAGGCCCTCAAAGAACACCTGG AAACTTTGGAGGAGAATCTGAAGCGTCACTCGGGTCTCCTGGATCTCCATGCCGCTCAGCTCAGTCGCAACAAGCAGCACCTGCAGGAGCTCGAGGCGACGTCCTACGACGGCAAACTGATCTGGAAGATCGACAACTTCAGGAACAGGAGGGAAGCCGAGGCCAAAGGTCAGCCGCCTTGCCTGAGCAGCGTGCCGTTCCACACCGGACGCTGCGGCTACAAAATGGCTGCCAAGGTCTATCTTAATGGGGACGGGGAGGGAAGAGGGACTCACCTGTCCCTTTATGTTGTCCTGATGCCGGGAGACTTCGATGCTCTGCTGCCGTGGCCTTTCAGACAGACCGTGTCTCTGTTTGTTCTGGATCAAAGCGGTGCCGGTAACCACCGGAGTCTCAGCTTCAGACCCGACCCGACGTCCAAAAGCTTCCAACGACCCGCCGCTGAGTCCGTCAGCAACGTAGCTGTTGGATTTTCATGCTTCATTCCCCTCAACAAGCTGGATACGCCCCAAAACGCTGCGTATGTCAACGATGACACGCTGTTTGTCAAAGTGAAGGTGGACATGGCAGGTTTAGAGCAGCTGTAA
- the traf5 gene encoding TNF receptor-associated factor 5 isoform X7 — MIDSNRKHGAAVTAGLRCGGVCRDFRVRAAARRATEVPPSLWKAKVRKLRASDPKVFQDNCCKREISNLEVYCSNSPACTSVVTLNHLQEHLRSCQYEQLQCCNPGCRAALQRRYLQEHLTDTCPQRMEPCPHCQQPQRLSLIQDHVQSSCPEVEVDCPNSCPQKVPRNKLTEHRDSCPEVHTHCSYKRFGCSVQDKRGKVKLHEDAAVSHHMLLVLRSNSHLEQQVEVLHQEAQLRQQEVQTDSLLLAGLQKKIRPLLQQNSSHEHIVSTAQRTLSRQEDALSTIQLDVQQVSRILGPGLEELEQLRKSLDAVIEEVSATEALKEHLETLEENLKRHSGLLDLHAAQLSRNKQHLQELEATSYDGKLIWKIDNFRNRREAEAKGQPPCLSSVPFHTGRCGYKMAAKVYLNGDGEGRGTHLSLYVVLMPGDFDALLPWPFRQTVSLFVLDQSGAGNHRSLSFRPDPTSKSFQRPAAESVSNVAVGFSCFIPLNKLDTPQNAAYVNDDTLFVKVKVDMAGLEQL; from the exons ATGATCGATAGTAATCGGAAGCATGGAGCTGCTGTGACGGCCGGGCTGCGGTGCGGAGGTGTGTGTCGGGACTTCAGGGTCCGGGCTGCGGCAAGAAGAGCCACCGAGGTCCCGCCGAGTCTGTGGAAAGCGAAAGTACGGAAGCTCCGGGCGTCAGATCCGAAG GTTTTCCAGGACAACTGCTGCAAACGAGAGATCTCCAATTTAGAAGTGTACTGCAGCAACTCGCCGGCCTGCACCTCTGTCGTCACACTAAACCACCTGCAG GAGCACCTGAGGTCGTGTCAGTATGAGCAGCTGCAGTGCTGCAATCCAGGCTGCAGGGCGGCGCTACAGAGGAGATACCTGCAGGAACACCTGACCGACACCTGTCCTCAGCGCATGGAGCCCTGCCCACACTGCCAGCAACCGCAGCGACTCAGCCTCATCCAG GATCATGTGCAGAGCTCCTGTCCGGAGGTGGAGGTGGACTGTCCCAACAGCTGCCCCCAGAAGGTTCCCAGAAACAAG CTGACGGAGCACAGAGACTCGTGTCCGGAGGTTCACACCCACTGTTCTTACAAGAGGTTCGGCTGCTCTGTTCAG GATAAGAGAGGGAAAGTGAAGCTGCATGAAGACGCTGCTGTCAGCCATCACATGCTGCTGGTCCTGAGGAGTAACTCCCACCTGGAGCAACAG GTGGAGGTTCTCCACCAGGAGGCGCAGCTGAGGCAGCAGGAGGTCCAGACGGACAGTTTGCTGCTCGCTGGTCTGCAGAAGAAGATCAGGCCGCTTCTGCAACAGAACAGCAGCCATGAACACATCGTCTCTACGGCTCAG AGGACTCTGAGCAGGCAGGAGGACGCCCTGTCCACCATCCAGCTGGACGTCCAGCAGGTGTCTCGGATACTCGGTCCTGgtctggaggagctggagcagCTCAGAAAGTCTCTGGATGCTGTGATTGAAGAGGTGTCGGCAACAGAGGCCCTCAAAGAACACCTGG AAACTTTGGAGGAGAATCTGAAGCGTCACTCGGGTCTCCTGGATCTCCATGCCGCTCAGCTCAGTCGCAACAAGCAGCACCTGCAGGAGCTCGAGGCGACGTCCTACGACGGCAAACTGATCTGGAAGATCGACAACTTCAGGAACAGGAGGGAAGCCGAGGCCAAAGGTCAGCCGCCTTGCCTGAGCAGCGTGCCGTTCCACACCGGACGCTGCGGCTACAAAATGGCTGCCAAGGTCTATCTTAATGGGGACGGGGAGGGAAGAGGGACTCACCTGTCCCTTTATGTTGTCCTGATGCCGGGAGACTTCGATGCTCTGCTGCCGTGGCCTTTCAGACAGACCGTGTCTCTGTTTGTTCTGGATCAAAGCGGTGCCGGTAACCACCGGAGTCTCAGCTTCAGACCCGACCCGACGTCCAAAAGCTTCCAACGACCCGCCGCTGAGTCCGTCAGCAACGTAGCTGTTGGATTTTCATGCTTCATTCCCCTCAACAAGCTGGATACGCCCCAAAACGCTGCGTATGTCAACGATGACACGCTGTTTGTCAAAGTGAAGGTGGACATGGCAGGTTTAGAGCAGCTGTAA